From a single Nostoc edaphicum CCNP1411 genomic region:
- a CDS encoding filamentous hemagglutinin N-terminal domain-containing protein yields MYLSPLKFWLISGILSTLLTPHLVVAQIVPDDKLPNNSVVLPNCTTCEINGGTTVGNNLFHSFESFSIPTDGVAHFNNTSNTINIISRITGNSISKIDGLISANNQANLFLINPNGIIFGANASLDIGGSFIASTASSINFDDGINFSALDTTTKPLLTINTPIGLQFTNSDSSIINQSQASLNGAVNFVGLPVGLQVQPGNTLALIGGNLLIDGGNLTAEAGRIELGSVATNNLVNLTTTNQGWTFNYENIQEYQDIQITNGSSIDTSGEQSGDIQIQGRRIVLDNGSQLISLVFQDGEAGNLKVTASESVELLGVGAFPDEGFYPTGIFAQVYEQATGERASLTVTTKRLVLRDGGTISTNTFGLGRGLDLNIKATESIEILGTAPDGSFPSTLSAQVGSPLDQDVTGEGGKITIDTGRLIVQNGAQISASTFARGRAGDINVSATEIEIAGTAPNQTIPTPSGLFAQVEEGAIGDAGNLVISTRYLKLLDGAQISTLARTGGKGGNLIINASDLINLDGFAPDATVNLGRSGIFVSAEPGATRDAGELQIATQKLIVENGAEISANNFGSATGGTAILNVQQLIVSNGGEVRARSFAGGSGGELIINANEFVEITGSGSIDSQTLPSALSTSSEATGKAGNLFINTPTLNIRNGGEVTVSAIGTGEAGNLTARANTIRLNQGKLTAETNAGAGANIRLEDLKLLVLQNQSLISAQAFNNANGGNIDIDAPDGFIVATANQNNDIVANAFQGQGGNINIDARSIFNLEQRLSTPPNNTNDIDASSQFGLTGTVTVNTPDVDPSRGLVQLPDNLTDASQQIVSSCNPGSSARRSSFTVTGRGGIARSPIEPFQGEVSTARWITLDAINTDQNSNVINESLPSPPPKIVEAQGWIIDKNGNVSLVAEVPNINPRGLSVSSGSCF; encoded by the coding sequence ATGTATCTATCACCTCTCAAATTCTGGTTGATTAGTGGAATTTTATCAACTTTATTAACTCCTCACCTTGTAGTTGCACAAATCGTACCAGATGATAAATTACCTAACAATTCTGTTGTCTTGCCTAACTGTACAACCTGTGAAATTAATGGTGGTACTACAGTAGGCAACAATCTTTTTCATAGTTTTGAATCATTCTCTATACCTACAGATGGTGTTGCTCATTTTAATAATACCTCAAATACTATCAATATTATTAGCAGGATCACAGGTAATTCAATATCAAAAATTGATGGTTTAATTAGTGCTAATAACCAAGCTAATTTATTCCTTATTAATCCTAATGGAATTATTTTTGGTGCAAATGCTTCCTTAGATATTGGTGGTTCTTTTATAGCAAGTACGGCTAGCAGTATTAATTTTGATGATGGCATTAATTTCAGTGCCCTAGACACCACAACAAAACCTCTTTTAACTATAAATACTCCTATTGGTTTACAGTTTACCAACTCTGATAGTAGTATTATTAATCAATCACAAGCTAGTCTAAATGGGGCGGTAAATTTTGTTGGTTTACCTGTAGGTTTACAAGTACAACCTGGTAATACACTGGCTTTGATAGGCGGAAACTTATTAATAGACGGCGGAAATCTCACAGCAGAAGCAGGAAGAATTGAATTAGGAAGCGTTGCAACTAATAATTTAGTCAACTTAACTACAACTAATCAAGGTTGGACTTTTAATTACGAAAACATCCAAGAATATCAAGACATTCAGATAACCAACGGAAGTAGTATTGATACTAGTGGAGAGCAAAGTGGTGATATTCAAATTCAAGGGAGGCGCATAGTATTAGATAATGGTAGTCAGTTAATTTCCCTTGTTTTCCAAGACGGTGAAGCTGGGAATTTAAAAGTTACTGCATCTGAATCAGTTGAATTGTTGGGAGTAGGGGCTTTTCCTGATGAAGGGTTTTATCCTACAGGCATTTTTGCCCAAGTATATGAACAAGCGACGGGAGAAAGAGCAAGTCTTACAGTTACAACTAAAAGATTAGTCCTTCGAGATGGAGGAACGATATCGACAAACACTTTCGGTTTAGGTCGTGGATTAGATTTGAATATTAAAGCTACAGAATCAATAGAAATTTTGGGAACTGCACCAGATGGGTCATTTCCTAGCACTTTGTCTGCTCAAGTTGGTAGCCCTCTTGATCAAGATGTGACAGGCGAAGGGGGTAAGATTACGATTGATACTGGTAGATTAATTGTTCAAAATGGCGCACAAATATCAGCATCAACTTTTGCTAGAGGTCGTGCTGGAGATATCAATGTATCGGCCACAGAAATTGAGATAGCAGGAACAGCACCGAATCAAACTATTCCTACTCCCAGTGGTTTGTTTGCACAGGTTGAGGAAGGAGCAATAGGTGATGCTGGAAATTTAGTCATTTCAACTAGATATTTAAAACTCTTAGATGGCGCACAGATTTCCACCCTTGCCAGAACAGGGGGAAAAGGGGGAAACCTAATTATAAATGCCTCAGACTTGATCAATTTAGATGGATTTGCACCAGATGCCACTGTCAATTTAGGAAGAAGTGGAATTTTTGTCTCTGCGGAACCAGGGGCAACCCGTGATGCAGGAGAATTGCAAATTGCTACTCAAAAGTTAATAGTTGAGAATGGCGCTGAAATATCAGCGAATAATTTTGGTTCTGCTACAGGAGGAACTGCCATTCTAAATGTTCAGCAACTAATTGTTAGTAATGGCGGCGAAGTTAGAGCAAGGTCTTTTGCTGGAGGTTCGGGAGGAGAATTAATTATCAATGCAAATGAGTTTGTAGAAATTACAGGTTCAGGAAGTATTGATTCACAGACTTTGCCCAGTGCTTTGTCTACTTCCAGTGAAGCAACTGGTAAAGCCGGAAATTTATTTATCAACACCCCAACTTTAAATATTCGTAATGGGGGAGAAGTGACTGTAAGCGCGATAGGTACTGGCGAAGCAGGTAACTTAACAGCTAGGGCAAACACCATTCGGCTCAACCAAGGTAAACTCACAGCAGAAACCAATGCAGGTGCAGGTGCAAATATCAGACTGGAAGATTTAAAACTGTTGGTGTTACAAAATCAAAGTCTCATTTCTGCTCAAGCTTTTAATAATGCCAACGGTGGTAACATCGACATTGATGCACCGGATGGTTTTATTGTAGCCACCGCCAATCAAAATAATGATATTGTAGCTAATGCTTTTCAAGGGCAAGGTGGCAATATTAACATTGATGCCCGTAGTATTTTTAATTTGGAACAACGCTTATCAACTCCGCCTAATAATACCAACGACATTGATGCTAGTTCCCAGTTTGGCTTAACAGGTACAGTCACAGTTAATACACCTGATGTAGACCCTAGTCGCGGTTTAGTACAATTACCTGACAATTTAACGGATGCGTCACAACAAATTGTCTCTAGTTGTAACCCCGGTAGTTCCGCTAGACGTAGTTCCTTCACCGTAACAGGACGGGGAGGAATTGCCCGTAGTCCAATAGAACCATTCCAAGGTGAAGTATCTACAGCACGATGGATAACATTAGATGCAATAAATACTGATCAAAATAGTAATGTGATTAATGAAAGTCTGCCATCTCCCCCACCTAAAATAGTCGAAGCCCAAGGCTGGATTATCGATAAAAACGGTAATGTATCTCTAGTAGCTGAAGTCCCAAATATTAACCCTCGTGGTTTGTCTGTCTCTAGTGGTAGTTGTTTCTAA
- a CDS encoding sigma-70 family RNA polymerase sigma factor: MQPRQGIIEIFSTFVQFDADRFNVWATDSKLQRSIKKCLEQYPQQTSESFWVLYWYKIWQIESSPLAVGHISAYLQEVCYWAARKIAVNFISQFSIADCFQIAIPCIYKILKNFNPEYSTNLKTYAEYAFERFLKDSLRLRKEADICTDWALLHKISRKRLVNSLENAGLNSQIINNYVLAWECFKELYTSDSQTIRQLGKPNTITWQAITQLYNRQTLSQLTPETLEKWLSTCAKAVRDFLYPKFVSVDAPINGQESGNLLDILPADLPASLLTEIIAEEESTTRQTQQDQLNQVLMDALAALDIQAQKLIQAYYEQKLTQQQIAEQLEMKQYTVSRRLTSIKRSLITTLSQWSIDSLHISPTPVVLDAISKSLEEWLNNYYTHPHLKSRTS; encoded by the coding sequence ATGCAACCCCGACAGGGCATTATTGAAATCTTCTCGACCTTTGTGCAGTTTGATGCAGATAGGTTCAATGTTTGGGCAACAGATAGCAAACTACAGCGAAGTATCAAAAAATGCTTAGAACAATACCCGCAACAGACATCTGAGAGTTTTTGGGTGCTTTACTGGTACAAAATCTGGCAAATAGAATCTAGCCCTCTAGCAGTGGGGCATATTTCGGCTTATTTGCAAGAGGTATGCTACTGGGCTGCTAGAAAAATAGCCGTAAACTTTATCAGTCAATTTTCTATTGCTGATTGTTTTCAGATTGCCATTCCCTGCATTTATAAAATTCTCAAAAATTTTAATCCTGAATACAGTACAAATTTAAAAACCTATGCAGAATATGCTTTTGAACGTTTCCTCAAAGATTCATTACGTCTAAGAAAGGAAGCAGATATATGCACAGATTGGGCGTTACTGCATAAAATTAGCCGGAAGCGGTTGGTAAATTCCTTAGAAAATGCGGGTCTTAATAGTCAAATTATCAATAATTACGTTTTAGCTTGGGAATGTTTTAAGGAACTCTACACCAGTGACAGCCAAACTATTCGTCAGTTGGGAAAACCTAATACCATCACATGGCAAGCTATTACTCAGCTTTACAATAGACAAACCTTGAGCCAATTGACTCCAGAAACTTTGGAAAAATGGCTGAGTACCTGCGCTAAAGCGGTACGAGACTTTCTTTACCCCAAGTTTGTGTCTGTAGATGCTCCCATTAATGGGCAAGAATCAGGTAATTTATTAGATATATTACCCGCAGATTTACCAGCATCCTTACTTACCGAAATCATCGCCGAAGAAGAATCCACAACTAGACAAACACAGCAAGACCAATTAAATCAAGTTTTGATGGATGCTTTAGCAGCATTGGATATTCAGGCTCAAAAATTAATCCAAGCTTATTATGAGCAAAAGTTGACTCAACAACAAATAGCTGAACAGCTAGAAATGAAGCAATATACAGTCTCTCGCCGCCTTACCAGCATCAAACGCTCATTAATCACTACTCTATCGCAGTGGAGTATCGATAGTTTGCATATCTCCCCTACACCCGTCGTACTGGATGCCATTAGTAAAAGTCTAGAAGAATGGCTTAACAATTACTATACCCACCCCCACCTTAAAAGTAGAACCTCTTGA
- a CDS encoding biotin/lipoyl-binding protein, protein MLNQINADSLPPVESNEFLPPIGNWARLGSLVLVAGVGGAIALSSMIEYKVTVKGQASVRPTGELRLVQAATEGQVTNVFFKENQAVKKGDVLATIDDSRLQTQKSQLQSNIQQTQLQLLQIDAQVQALNRQIKAETERKNRVVTSAQASLNRAQRNYRDQQITVKAEVEEAEANLKRAQNEWYQAQVDLRSSHANLQSTEAAMSAAQAKRDRYQKVVQAGALSLNQLEEVQLDVVQQKQAVEVRRANVEAQQQIIAQQEQAVAAVRAKLQRAQAALNPSNAEVAIAKETIAQESASGQASLAILNREWEALFQQRIQMKNQIQRDTRELQQVESDLSQTKILVTEDGILSQLNLRNSGQSVRLGEEIAQIVPSNAPLVIKAAVSPDDISKLAKGQKVQMRVSACPYPDYGTLKGIVSQISEDTIKSQGNQLVSTVANASISIQGGASSFYEVTILPESLFLGKSNHQCTIQPGMQGRADIISREETVLKFLLRKARLIADW, encoded by the coding sequence ATGCTTAACCAGATTAACGCAGACTCTCTGCCCCCAGTTGAAAGCAATGAATTTCTCCCGCCGATTGGTAATTGGGCGAGATTAGGCAGTTTGGTACTCGTCGCTGGTGTTGGCGGAGCGATCGCACTATCTTCTATGATCGAATATAAAGTAACTGTTAAAGGACAGGCGAGTGTCCGCCCTACGGGAGAATTACGGCTCGTACAAGCAGCCACGGAAGGCCAGGTAACAAACGTCTTTTTTAAAGAAAATCAAGCAGTGAAAAAAGGAGATGTGCTTGCAACTATCGATGATTCCCGTCTACAAACTCAAAAAAGCCAACTGCAAAGCAACATCCAGCAGACGCAACTGCAACTACTGCAAATCGATGCCCAAGTTCAAGCTCTGAATCGTCAAATTAAAGCGGAAACCGAGCGGAAAAACCGTGTGGTGACTTCGGCTCAAGCTTCACTCAATCGCGCCCAACGCAATTATCGAGATCAGCAAATTACTGTCAAAGCGGAAGTAGAAGAAGCCGAGGCGAACTTAAAAAGAGCGCAAAATGAATGGTATCAAGCACAAGTGGATCTGCGTTCATCTCATGCTAACCTCCAGTCAACAGAGGCGGCGATGAGCGCCGCTCAAGCCAAACGCGATCGCTATCAAAAGGTGGTTCAAGCGGGAGCTTTATCTTTGAATCAATTAGAGGAAGTGCAGTTAGATGTCGTCCAACAAAAACAAGCGGTTGAGGTGCGACGGGCTAATGTTGAAGCGCAACAGCAAATTATTGCCCAGCAAGAACAAGCTGTAGCAGCAGTGCGAGCAAAATTGCAACGCGCTCAAGCTGCTCTCAATCCCAGTAATGCTGAAGTTGCGATCGCTAAAGAGACTATTGCCCAAGAAAGTGCTAGCGGTCAAGCCTCTCTCGCCATCCTCAATCGAGAATGGGAAGCTTTATTCCAGCAGAGGATTCAAATGAAAAATCAGATTCAGCGCGACACCAGGGAACTACAACAAGTAGAAAGCGATCTTAGCCAAACTAAGATTCTCGTCACCGAAGACGGGATTCTCTCTCAACTAAATCTCCGAAACTCTGGTCAATCGGTGCGTTTGGGTGAGGAAATTGCTCAAATTGTCCCTAGCAATGCTCCCTTAGTAATTAAAGCCGCCGTCTCCCCTGATGATATTAGCAAGTTGGCAAAAGGTCAAAAAGTACAAATGCGGGTTTCTGCCTGTCCCTATCCCGACTACGGCACTCTTAAAGGTATTGTCAGTCAAATTTCTGAAGATACGATTAAATCGCAAGGCAATCAGCTGGTGTCCACAGTCGCCAATGCTTCTATTTCTATACAGGGTGGCGCGAGTTCTTTCTACGAAGTGACTATACTCCCAGAAAGCTTGTTCTTAGGTAAGAGCAACCATCAGTGTACTATTCAACCGGGAATGCAGGGAAGGGCTGATATTATTTCCCGCGAAGAGACAGTCCTGAAATTCTTGCTAAGGAAAGCGAGGTTAATTGCAGACTGGTAA
- a CDS encoding radical SAM/SPASM domain-containing protein produces MTLNTNPILQIHPTRRCNLRCLHCYSASSPNEKDQLDVALLRQAITDASMEGYKTVSFSGGEPILYQPLLELLNHAHQCKMNTAIASNGMLINEQTIEKFKGVLDILAISLDGMPDFHNQMRGNKQAFEMMNGRLEGIRQSGIPFGFIFTISHENFRHLDWVANFALEQGASLLQIHPLEAVGRAKQNLAGMTPSASISAYVYLEVMKLRKKLGDQLYVQIDLVHQEALRLNPSSFFVDSISKDQDDFSLAEIVSPLIIEADGMLIPVQHGFARKYALGNLKEASLTELAHQWYREKSSDFIKLCQQVYEKETIPTEFPVINWHEAMVRHAEKFDIPVLAS; encoded by the coding sequence ATGACACTAAATACAAATCCTATTTTACAAATTCATCCAACTAGGCGGTGTAATTTACGCTGTCTCCACTGTTATTCGGCTTCTAGTCCTAACGAAAAAGATCAACTCGATGTTGCACTTCTGCGACAGGCAATCACCGATGCCAGTATGGAAGGATATAAAACCGTCAGTTTTTCTGGTGGTGAGCCTATTCTCTATCAACCTTTGTTAGAGCTACTCAACCATGCTCATCAGTGCAAAATGAACACAGCCATTGCTTCCAATGGAATGCTCATAAACGAGCAAACAATTGAAAAGTTTAAGGGTGTGCTTGATATTCTAGCTATTAGTTTAGATGGGATGCCTGACTTTCATAATCAAATGAGAGGAAATAAACAGGCTTTCGAGATGATGAATGGAAGACTAGAAGGGATTCGTCAATCTGGCATTCCTTTTGGGTTTATTTTCACCATCAGCCATGAAAACTTTCGTCATTTAGACTGGGTAGCTAATTTTGCCTTAGAACAAGGAGCTTCATTATTACAGATTCATCCTTTAGAAGCGGTAGGACGTGCCAAACAAAATTTAGCTGGAATGACACCAAGTGCAAGCATCTCAGCCTATGTTTATTTAGAAGTTATGAAGCTTCGTAAAAAGTTAGGCGATCAACTTTATGTTCAAATTGATTTAGTTCACCAAGAAGCCTTGCGTTTAAATCCCAGCAGCTTTTTTGTGGATAGTATATCCAAGGATCAAGATGATTTTTCTCTAGCAGAAATTGTTTCGCCACTGATTATTGAAGCAGATGGTATGCTCATTCCTGTTCAACATGGATTTGCCAGAAAATACGCTTTAGGAAATTTGAAGGAAGCATCATTAACTGAACTTGCTCATCAATGGTATCGAGAAAAATCATCTGATTTTATAAAACTGTGCCAGCAAGTTTACGAAAAAGAGACAATTCCTACTGAATTTCCGGTGATTAACTGGCATGAAGCAATGGTGCGCCATGCAGAAAAATTTGACATCCCTGTTCTTGCTTCATAG
- a CDS encoding DUF1822 family protein codes for MFDASLAFAVDNDLVLEMIQTLPNIEYNYSTSGGYQRAWLNQICLSTFLAWLQEEITPNIKVHPNTAALPSFWEVVNGTAISFDNSRLVLLPTLAMDGDELRVPQEWVDIPEWVADYYLAVQVNPDEEWIRILGYTTHQQLKTLGVYDESDRTYSLESDHLIADLNVLWVTRQLYPEEIRRASVPSLPLLPQTQAANLLQRLSNADIKFPRLEIPFSLWGALIAHGGWRQRLYELRQGIVQPASIGEWLQAGVSNFAQQLGWERRQFTALPSGMRSLESQGSILGLSRQILVAGNTYELRVFPKSNPEEQIWRFELRNTNPENMIPVGFQLRLLTEDLQPFPNNEDIAATPVEELYVEVMLEPGEGLVWEVTPLPAEYEREILRF; via the coding sequence ATGTTTGATGCTTCCCTTGCTTTCGCTGTTGATAATGATTTGGTGCTAGAAATGATTCAGACATTGCCAAATATAGAATATAACTACTCTACCTCTGGTGGTTATCAGCGTGCTTGGCTCAATCAAATCTGTTTGAGTACATTTTTAGCTTGGTTGCAAGAGGAAATTACACCCAATATTAAAGTGCATCCCAACACAGCAGCCTTACCGAGTTTTTGGGAAGTAGTTAATGGTACAGCTATAAGTTTTGATAACTCTCGTTTGGTTTTACTTCCTACCTTAGCGATGGATGGGGATGAGTTGCGTGTACCTCAAGAATGGGTAGATATTCCAGAATGGGTGGCGGATTATTACTTAGCGGTGCAAGTAAATCCTGATGAGGAGTGGATTAGAATTTTGGGCTATACAACTCATCAACAATTAAAAACTTTAGGGGTTTATGATGAGAGCGATCGCACTTACAGTTTAGAATCTGATCATTTAATCGCAGACTTGAATGTACTTTGGGTAACTCGCCAATTGTATCCGGAAGAAATCAGACGTGCATCGGTTCCTTCCCTACCACTTTTACCCCAAACCCAAGCAGCCAATTTACTCCAAAGATTAAGTAACGCAGATATCAAATTCCCCCGCTTAGAAATCCCTTTTTCCCTTTGGGGAGCATTAATCGCTCATGGCGGTTGGCGACAACGCTTGTATGAATTACGTCAAGGAATTGTCCAACCAGCATCAATCGGGGAATGGCTGCAAGCAGGTGTATCAAATTTTGCTCAACAACTCGGCTGGGAACGACGACAATTTACAGCCTTACCTTCAGGGATGAGGAGTCTAGAAAGCCAAGGGTCTATTCTCGGTTTATCTCGACAAATATTAGTAGCTGGTAATACTTATGAATTACGAGTTTTCCCCAAAAGCAACCCAGAAGAACAAATTTGGCGCTTTGAATTACGCAATACAAACCCAGAAAATATGATTCCTGTAGGGTTTCAACTCAGACTGCTGACGGAAGACTTACAGCCATTTCCTAATAATGAAGATATAGCAGCAACGCCTGTAGAAGAATTGTATGTGGAGGTGATGTTAGAACCCGGTGAAGGGTTAGTTTGGGAAGTCACACCTTTACCAGCAGAATATGAGCGCGAAATTTTACGTTTTTAG
- a CDS encoding peptidase domain-containing ABC transporter: MSYQIVKQHSEEDCGAASLATISKYYGKTFTINRIRETVGTGQQGTTLLGLKRGAEALGFNTRAVKVPLEAINKKAIPLPAIIHWKGYHWVVLYGKQGNKYVVADPGSGIRYLEKKWFLEAWTNGVMLLLEPDPVRFFTQEDEQEKIGGFGGFLRRVWPYRAILAQTLLLNSVLGLLSLASPFLLQILTDDVLVRGDTQLLTSVAIAVIVMHLVSSSLRLAQSNLVAHFAQRLQLGLIFEFGRQILRLPLSYYESRRSGEIVSRLEDIQQINQLISQAVVNLPSQLFIALVSLSLMLFYSIKLTVLAGAIALLMTLSTVIFLPTLQQKIRGVLVLSAENQGVLVETFKGAITLKTTAAAPQFWEEFQSRFSRLANLTFRTIQIGIVNGIFSNLVSSIGSIALLWFGSTLVISQELSIGMLLAFNSMNGNFTSFIETTINFVDEFTRAKTATQRLTEVIDATPETLDNSQKPWVKIQSNADITCTNLNFHHAGRVELLQDFSLTIPGGKVIALIGKSGCGKSTLAKLIADLYQLQSGNIRFGIYNLEDLSLDCLRQQVVLVPQDAHFWSRSIMENFHLGSPHITFEQIVQACQIAGADEFISNLPDKYQTVLGEFGANLSGGQRQRLAIARAIVNNPPVLILDESTGALDPVSEAQVLTQLLTHRQGQTTILISHRPKVIQQADWIVMLEKGQLKIQGSPEVLCHQPGEHLDFLDGVDLSKVNGFAKNLSNFHLNGSSSTSIR; encoded by the coding sequence ATGAGTTATCAAATTGTTAAACAACATAGTGAGGAAGACTGTGGTGCTGCCAGTCTAGCAACGATTAGCAAATATTACGGCAAAACCTTCACCATTAATCGTATTAGAGAAACTGTAGGAACCGGACAACAAGGAACCACTTTACTAGGTTTGAAACGAGGAGCTGAAGCCCTTGGTTTCAATACACGGGCAGTAAAAGTACCTCTAGAAGCCATTAATAAAAAAGCCATTCCTCTCCCAGCAATCATCCATTGGAAAGGTTATCATTGGGTAGTTTTATATGGAAAACAGGGCAATAAATACGTCGTTGCCGACCCTGGTTCAGGCATCCGTTATCTGGAAAAAAAGTGGTTTTTAGAAGCATGGACAAACGGGGTAATGCTCCTCCTAGAACCAGATCCAGTCCGCTTTTTTACTCAAGAAGATGAACAAGAAAAAATTGGTGGTTTTGGAGGCTTTTTGCGGCGTGTTTGGCCTTATCGTGCCATTCTTGCTCAAACTTTATTACTCAACTCGGTTTTAGGTTTACTTTCCCTCGCCTCTCCCTTCTTATTACAAATTCTTACCGATGACGTGCTAGTTCGTGGAGACACCCAACTTCTGACTAGCGTTGCCATTGCTGTTATTGTCATGCACCTAGTTAGCAGTAGCCTGCGACTAGCACAATCAAATCTCGTCGCTCACTTTGCACAACGTCTACAACTAGGACTAATTTTTGAATTCGGACGACAAATTCTCCGCTTACCTTTAAGTTACTATGAATCCCGTCGCAGTGGCGAAATTGTCAGTCGCCTAGAAGATATTCAACAAATTAACCAATTAATTTCTCAAGCTGTTGTGAATCTGCCTAGCCAGTTATTTATCGCCTTAGTTTCCTTAAGCTTGATGCTGTTTTATAGTATAAAACTCACAGTATTAGCTGGTGCGATCGCTCTTTTAATGACTCTCTCTACAGTAATTTTCTTACCCACCCTCCAGCAAAAAATTCGCGGTGTTTTGGTCTTATCAGCCGAAAATCAAGGTGTTTTGGTGGAAACTTTCAAAGGTGCTATCACCCTAAAAACTACTGCCGCCGCTCCGCAATTCTGGGAAGAATTTCAGAGTCGATTTAGTCGCCTTGCTAACCTTACCTTCCGTACTATTCAAATTGGTATTGTCAACGGCATCTTCTCAAACTTAGTATCCAGCATCGGTAGCATCGCTTTGCTCTGGTTTGGCAGCACTCTAGTGATTAGTCAGGAATTATCTATTGGGATGCTTCTGGCATTTAATAGTATGAATGGCAACTTTACTAGCTTTATTGAAACCACTATCAACTTTGTTGATGAATTCACTCGTGCCAAAACTGCTACCCAACGTCTCACCGAAGTTATTGACGCTACCCCAGAAACTCTAGATAATAGCCAAAAGCCTTGGGTAAAAATTCAGAGCAACGCAGACATCACTTGTACTAACCTCAACTTTCATCATGCAGGTAGAGTTGAATTGTTGCAAGATTTCTCTCTAACTATTCCTGGTGGCAAGGTGATTGCCCTAATTGGCAAATCTGGCTGCGGTAAAAGCACTTTGGCTAAATTAATTGCAGATTTATATCAGCTCCAGTCTGGCAATATTCGCTTTGGTATTTATAACCTAGAAGACCTTTCTCTAGACTGTCTTCGCCAACAAGTGGTTCTAGTTCCTCAAGACGCGCACTTTTGGAGTCGGTCGATTATGGAAAACTTCCATTTAGGTTCGCCTCACATTACCTTTGAGCAGATTGTGCAAGCTTGCCAGATTGCTGGGGCTGACGAGTTTATCAGCAACCTCCCTGACAAATATCAAACGGTATTAGGAGAATTTGGTGCTAATCTTTCTGGTGGACAACGGCAGAGATTAGCCATTGCGAGAGCGATTGTTAATAACCCGCCAGTGCTGATTTTAGATGAATCTACCGGCGCTCTCGACCCGGTTAGTGAAGCCCAAGTTTTAACCCAGTTGCTAACTCACCGCCAAGGTCAAACCACTATTTTGATTAGCCACCGCCCCAAGGTCATTCAGCAAGCTGATTGGATTGTCATGTTGGAAAAAGGACAACTGAAAATTCAAGGTTCTCCAGAAGTTCTGTGTCATCAACCTGGCGAGCATTTAGACTTTCTCGACGGTGTTGATTTATCGAAGGTCAATGGTTTCGCCAAAAATCTTTCCAACTTTCATCTGAATGGAAGTTCCTCAACTAGCATTCGCTAA